A stretch of the Arachis stenosperma cultivar V10309 chromosome 6, arast.V10309.gnm1.PFL2, whole genome shotgun sequence genome encodes the following:
- the LOC130934647 gene encoding uncharacterized protein LOC130934647: MRRLSPLCERIGFQRATLIHKYTSIPAAKTTAQWITSYEVYTLAGTSPRRVSMERFCNTSELPRDVWVAIAIKVATTSIEDLCRFRMTCCVARDVGDDDNVLRMVAIPPPHELNWVWIRDPIGRSFFERCIEVGHPELLFREALRELYIRRNHPVGWEMLQKAARDGLDAAKYALSMELLLRRDDRDAQKEGLELFRTLEASNLLPACYSSCFAVLTISWPDEVQMPDKGEEHTVCYSSRCMTRGHMGLLYEYRRRAAERGSIHGVGGANHIGCIRCRADYEVQRFVDIARV, encoded by the coding sequence ATGCGTCGGTTAAGTCCACTGTGCGAGCGAATCGGATTCCAAAGGGCGACCCTTATCCATAAATATACTAGCATTCCTGCTGCCAAAACCACTGCTCAGTGGATTACATCCTATGAAGTATATACACTAGCCGGCACCAGTCCAAGGAGAGTGTCAATGGAGCGGTTCTGTAACACCTCTGAACTACCCCGCGACGTTTGGGTAGCCATAGCCATTAAAGTGGCGACGACATCGATTGAGGACCTGTGCAGGTTCCGTATGACGTGTTGCGTTGCGCGCGATGTAGGCGACGACGATAACGTCCTCAGGATGGTTGCCATACCACCTCCGCATGAACTGAATTGGGTGTGGATACGGGACCCTATTGGGCGAAGTTTTTTTGAGAGGTGCATTGAGGTTGGTCACCCGGAACTTCTGTTTCGGGAGGCGCTGCGGGAGCTCTACATAAGACGTAACCACCCTGTAGGATGGGAAATGCTGCAAAAGGCTGCAAGAGATGGGCTGGACGCAGCCAAGTACGCACTTTCAATGGAGTTGCTCCTCCGAAGGGACGACAGAGACGCCCAAAAAGAAGGTTTGGAACTTTTTCGTACGCTCGAAGCAAGTAACTTACTCCCAGCATGTTACTCGAGTTGCTTCGCAGTCCTCACAATTTCTTGGCCAGATGAAGTCCAAATGCCGGATAAGGGAGAGGAACATACAGTATGTTACTCGAGCAGATGCATGACCCGAGGCCACATGGGTCTTCTCTATGAGTACCGCCGAAGGGCTGCAGAGCGGGGCTCCATCCACGGTGTCGGAGGCGCCAACCATATTGGGTGCATTCGTTGTCGCGCCGACTACGAGGTGCAACGGTTTGTTGACATAGCTAGGGTTTAG
- the LOC130934646 gene encoding uncharacterized protein LOC130934646: MYRPTGPANLPHDVWILIAGRTAAQSVRDLCSLRMSCTAARNAGDEDSIYRCANIPIWDQRWWSVSPIHHPGRNFLARCRQSGHVEVLFRSAVSDLFLGGCRFAGMETMHVVAAHGHAAAQYIVAMMLMLRDDADSKNNGLQTFRGLEAAGALTNCKLVFRGVVQGTWRHLRRVPMLNEENQLCSSHACLTRGNMGAIYRHQRYGRGWDVNDGDGGAAHIPCVHCRADYELILFVHLFD, from the coding sequence ATGTATCGTCCGACAGGCCCGGCCAACCTTCCCCACGATGTATGGATCTTAATTGCTGGAAGGACCGCAGCACAGTCTGTCAGGGACTTGTGCAGTCTCAGGATGTCGTGCACCGCTGCACGTAATGCAGGGGATGAGGATTCCATTTACAGATGCGCCAACATTCCAATTTGGGACCAGCGATGGTGGAGTGTCAGTCCCATCCACCATCCGGGAAGAAACTTCCTAGCGCGATGCAGGCAGAGTGGCCACGTGGAAGTTCTGTTTCGGTCTGCGGTGTCTGACCTTTTCTTAGGCGGGTGTCGTTTTGCGGGGATGGAAACCATGCACGTTGTCGCAGCCCATGGCCATGCCGCAGCCCAGTACATAGTGGCAATGATGCTGATGCTACGCGACGACGCCGATTCAAAGAACAACGGCTTACAAACATTTCGTGGGCTTGAGGCGGCCGGTGCCCTGACAAACTGCAAATTGGTGTTCCGCGGCGTTGTACAGGGGACGTGGAGACACCTGCGTCGCGTGCCGATGCTAAACGAAGAGAATCAACTCTGTTCTTCGCATGCATGTCTAACCCGTGGGAACATGGGTGCCATTTACCGCCATCAACGCTATGGAAGAGGCTGGGACGTAAACGACGGTGACGGAGGTGCTGCTCATATTCCGTGCGTGCAT